The proteins below are encoded in one region of Deltaproteobacteria bacterium:
- a CDS encoding PQQ-dependent dehydrogenase, methanol/ethanol family, whose amino-acid sequence MNQVIRLVPFALMALISLFSNPVAAQNTVPYTPVTAERLLHPEPDNWLMYRGTYNSWGYSPLDQITTKNVDKLTPMWTFSTGVNEGHQSPPLVNNGVMFITTPKNQVLALNASTGELLWRYQRELPEDLFQLHPTNRGVALYGDKVFLATVDAHLLALNAKTGEVVWDQTVENYLTGYYMTLAPLVVRGKVMVGVSGGELGIRGFVQAFEAETGKSVWKTYTVPGPGEKGHETWSGDTWKTGAVSIWVTGSYDPQLNLTYWGTGNPGPFIAAMRPGDNLYANSVIALDADTGELKAHHQYHWNDAWDWDEVSAPLLLDVQRPGKSFKALVHAGRNGYLWLLERKADKIDFVNATPFVRQNVFTKIDPESGRPTYDPQRIAGIGKRAEFCPSVWGGKDWPPAAYNPQTGYLYIPANQNLCSALTGQETTYQPGQLYIGVDFSKIELLPTAEAKDHIGEIQAWDINAGKKAWTVKFKSHNWGPLLTTGGGLIFSGGTNDRYFRAFDAKTGKLLWQQRTNSGVTGVPTSYRIDGIQYVAVQSGWGVDAQRKQELLDKAFGTKTFVPQGGVLWVFALRK is encoded by the coding sequence ATGAACCAAGTCATCCGACTCGTACCGTTCGCCCTCATGGCGCTTATCAGTCTGTTTTCCAACCCGGTCGCCGCACAAAACACTGTCCCTTACACTCCAGTCACAGCAGAACGACTGCTCCATCCTGAGCCGGACAACTGGCTCATGTATCGTGGCACCTACAACAGTTGGGGCTACAGCCCGCTGGACCAAATCACCACCAAGAACGTGGACAAGCTGACACCAATGTGGACCTTTTCCACCGGCGTCAACGAAGGACATCAATCGCCTCCTCTCGTCAACAACGGTGTCATGTTCATTACCACACCGAAGAATCAAGTCTTGGCGCTCAATGCTAGCACCGGGGAATTGCTGTGGCGTTACCAACGAGAACTGCCGGAGGATTTATTCCAGCTCCATCCCACCAATCGCGGGGTCGCCCTCTATGGCGACAAAGTCTTTCTGGCGACGGTTGACGCCCATCTTCTAGCACTCAATGCCAAAACCGGGGAAGTCGTCTGGGATCAGACGGTGGAAAATTATCTCACCGGCTACTACATGACCTTAGCGCCGCTGGTCGTGCGCGGCAAAGTCATGGTTGGCGTCTCCGGTGGCGAGCTCGGGATTCGCGGCTTCGTGCAAGCCTTCGAGGCTGAGACAGGAAAATCCGTGTGGAAGACCTATACAGTTCCCGGCCCCGGAGAAAAAGGTCATGAAACCTGGTCGGGCGACACGTGGAAGACTGGTGCGGTCTCCATCTGGGTAACGGGTAGCTACGACCCGCAACTCAACTTGACCTATTGGGGGACCGGCAACCCCGGGCCTTTTATCGCCGCAATGCGCCCTGGCGATAACCTCTACGCGAATTCGGTGATTGCTCTAGACGCGGACACCGGAGAACTGAAAGCCCATCATCAGTACCATTGGAACGACGCCTGGGATTGGGACGAGGTGTCCGCGCCGCTCTTGCTGGATGTGCAGCGGCCAGGAAAATCGTTCAAAGCCTTGGTTCACGCCGGGCGCAACGGTTACCTCTGGTTGCTGGAAAGAAAAGCCGACAAGATCGATTTCGTGAACGCGACCCCGTTTGTCCGCCAGAACGTGTTTACCAAAATCGACCCGGAATCGGGCCGCCCAACCTACGACCCGCAACGCATCGCCGGTATTGGCAAACGGGCGGAGTTTTGTCCATCGGTCTGGGGTGGCAAAGACTGGCCGCCAGCAGCTTACAACCCCCAAACTGGCTACCTGTATATCCCGGCTAACCAAAACCTGTGTAGCGCATTGACAGGCCAAGAAACAACCTATCAGCCTGGTCAATTGTACATTGGCGTGGATTTCTCGAAGATCGAATTACTCCCTACGGCTGAAGCGAAAGATCACATCGGCGAAATCCAAGCTTGGGACATCAACGCCGGCAAGAAAGCCTGGACAGTGAAGTTCAAGTCGCACAACTGGGGACCGCTGCTCACCACTGGCGGGGGACTCATCTTCTCCGGCGGCACCAACGATCGCTATTTCCGTGCCTTCGACGCCAAAACCGGAAAGCTGCTCTGGCAACAACGGACCAACTCCGGTGTCACCGGCGTGCCGACCTCGTATCGCATCGACGGCATCCAATATGTTGCCGTGCAATCGGGCTGGGGCGTCGATGCCCAACGCAAACAAGAGCTGCTGGACAAAGCGTTTGGGACCAAGACCTTCGTGCCGCAGGGCGGCGTGCTGTGGGTGTTTGCATTGCGGAAATGA
- the holA gene encoding DNA polymerase III subunit delta, translating to MATSRLTSAFPSADDIFAHLEKDALAPLYLFHGDETYLVDQAVLRVRRRMNNVPVNVFHAGEDAVERVLDTWGTPSLFAPQTLVVLKSAERLKAAERERLAAAAETRDATQPLVVCAHGKVDLRQQFFALCGKVGVAAEFRPPFANQLPGWAKQLARRQGVQLSDDAARFLADSTGADLSALAMEIEKVVAFVFPARDVAASDVAACVGNSHQYDAFDLADALGQRDRQRAFVLIRRVLTNENEALRVLHALVSHFRRLWRVKDLLTGGASEAQIERETGLRGQRLRGALSQSRMYAIPDLRRFMHGAAILDVMLKSSRSSPAVLFDALVLDMCARRT from the coding sequence ATGGCCACAAGTCGTTTGACTTCGGCGTTTCCCAGCGCGGACGACATCTTCGCTCATCTGGAAAAAGACGCGCTCGCTCCGCTCTATCTTTTCCATGGGGACGAGACCTATCTCGTCGATCAAGCCGTGCTGCGGGTGCGCCGTCGCATGAACAATGTGCCGGTCAATGTTTTTCATGCTGGTGAAGATGCGGTCGAGCGGGTGCTCGACACTTGGGGGACGCCTTCTCTCTTCGCGCCGCAAACCCTGGTGGTGCTGAAAAGTGCCGAGCGGCTCAAGGCAGCGGAGCGCGAACGACTTGCCGCCGCAGCAGAGACCCGCGATGCCACTCAACCGTTGGTGGTGTGTGCCCATGGCAAGGTTGACTTGCGTCAACAGTTTTTTGCCTTGTGTGGCAAAGTCGGAGTCGCGGCGGAGTTTCGTCCGCCGTTCGCCAACCAGCTCCCCGGCTGGGCCAAGCAATTGGCGCGGAGGCAGGGAGTACAGTTGAGCGACGATGCCGCTCGCTTTTTAGCGGACTCCACTGGCGCGGATCTCTCGGCTTTGGCGATGGAAATCGAGAAAGTTGTCGCTTTTGTCTTTCCCGCACGGGACGTTGCGGCGAGCGACGTTGCTGCCTGTGTCGGCAACTCCCATCAGTACGATGCGTTCGACTTGGCGGATGCGCTGGGGCAGCGAGATCGTCAACGTGCGTTTGTGCTGATTCGTCGGGTGTTGACCAACGAGAACGAAGCCCTGCGGGTCTTGCATGCGCTGGTGAGCCATTTTCGTCGCCTGTGGCGAGTGAAAGATTTGCTGACCGGTGGCGCTTCCGAAGCGCAAATCGAACGAGAGACCGGTTTACGCGGGCAACGCCTGCGCGGAGCCCTGAGTCAAAGTCGCATGTATGCCATACCCGATCTGCGCCGCTTCATGCACGGTGCCGCTATCTTGGATGTGATGCTGAAATCCTCGCGCTCTTCACCCGCTGTATTGTTCGATGCTTTGGTCCTGGACATGTGCGCCCGGCGGACGTAG
- a CDS encoding ChbG/HpnK family deacetylase encodes MTKFLIVNADDFGYAHGVNRGIVAAHEHGVVLSTSLIVDMPLAQEAATLAKRHPGLGVGLHFAVTDTNGPTIDLFDVAVIEKELRRQYQKCCDLLGRSPTHLDSHHHVHMRKELMPFFRTWTAERGLPIRSLGAVQYNGGFYGHWYDDEWRPHPAPELISVENLEKILRALPEGTTELACHPAYLSADLNSSYAAEREIELATLLHPRVLEVIHEEGIALVNYAVDKR; translated from the coding sequence ATGACCAAATTCCTGATCGTCAACGCTGACGACTTTGGCTACGCCCATGGCGTGAATCGCGGTATCGTTGCTGCCCATGAACATGGCGTCGTGTTGAGCACCAGCCTCATAGTCGATATGCCCTTGGCGCAAGAGGCGGCGACACTAGCGAAGCGGCATCCCGGACTTGGCGTGGGATTGCACTTCGCCGTGACCGACACCAATGGGCCGACAATCGATCTGTTCGATGTTGCGGTGATCGAGAAAGAGTTGCGCCGTCAGTACCAGAAGTGCTGCGACTTGTTAGGTCGTTCCCCGACTCATCTCGACTCGCATCACCATGTCCATATGCGGAAGGAACTGATGCCGTTCTTCCGCACCTGGACGGCAGAACGCGGACTGCCGATCCGCAGTCTGGGAGCTGTGCAGTACAACGGCGGCTTCTACGGACATTGGTATGACGACGAGTGGCGGCCTCATCCCGCGCCAGAACTCATCAGCGTCGAGAATCTGGAAAAGATTCTTCGGGCGCTCCCTGAAGGAACGACCGAACTCGCCTGCCACCCAGCCTATCTCTCGGCGGATCTCAACAGCTCGTACGCCGCCGAACGAGAGATCGAACTCGCAACGTTGCTACATCCTCGCGTGTTGGAAGTGATCCACGAAGAGGGGATTGCCCTCGTGAATTACGCGGTGGACAAGAGGTAG
- a CDS encoding 5-formyltetrahydrofolate cyclo-ligase, with protein sequence MPEEKQSLRTLLRTRRRSVSLAEVAVMSQRIAERLLALPQFLQAEAVVLYHANDHEVETDAIWQASVWQGKAVYYPRISADRASLEFIRRRPDDTLIPGTFGILIPPGNELLTALQPTDVVLTPGVGFDERGHRLGRGKGYYDRAFRGVLAGAMRMAPAYEIQVVPAIPAGPADEQVDWIVTEKRLIVCEENYE encoded by the coding sequence GTGCCCGAAGAAAAACAGTCCTTACGAACTCTTCTCCGCACCCGGCGTCGGAGTGTGTCGCTAGCGGAGGTGGCGGTGATGAGCCAACGCATCGCCGAGCGCCTATTAGCTTTGCCGCAGTTTCTGCAGGCGGAGGCTGTCGTGCTCTACCATGCCAACGATCATGAGGTCGAGACCGACGCGATATGGCAGGCCTCAGTGTGGCAAGGAAAAGCCGTCTACTATCCACGCATTTCTGCCGACCGCGCCAGTTTGGAGTTTATCCGACGGCGACCTGACGACACGCTTATCCCCGGGACGTTTGGCATTTTGATCCCCCCGGGCAATGAGCTGCTCACCGCCCTTCAACCGACAGATGTGGTGTTGACGCCCGGGGTTGGATTCGATGAGCGCGGCCACCGTCTTGGGCGCGGGAAAGGCTATTACGATCGTGCCTTTCGCGGCGTGTTGGCCGGTGCCATGCGCATGGCCCCCGCCTACGAAATCCAAGTCGTTCCAGCAATTCCCGCAGGTCCAGCGGATGAACAGGTGGACTGGATCGTGACGGAGAAGCGACTGATCGTTTGCGAAGAAAATTATGAATGA
- a CDS encoding amidohydrolase family protein, whose protein sequence is MPEFDVVIRGGTVVDGARNPRVVTDVGIRGGKIAKIGKLNPSDGQKTLDANGLVVAPGFVDLHTHYDAQINWDPYCTMSSWHGVTSIVIGNCGFGFAPCKPELRDRAMLSMSRVEAIPFESMKAGMKWDWVTFPDWLNFLDRTPKGLNVLSYVPLAPIMIWVMGLEAAKSRPATASERQEMQRLLNEAMDAGACGFSCQRLGNGFISVQRDYDGTPMVTDTMSEEDLLAFAEVLGQRKEGFIQLTQASEDFKDDMRLYEKLAAVSGRPVLFNATAVRDDRPSLHRRTMRYIDDANKRGHQIYNQTATRRQGFIFSFEDWNLFDGSDLWREVTMGTPAERMQKFKNPALRQALVTEYDAGHTPIVTGSIKDFTIETVGDPQFQKYVGKTVEQAAQMENKHPMNMMLDLAIADNLKTEFETPARNVNEEYAAELMSSEYSIPGTSDGGAHTKFVTLGAYPTDMITWMVRDAGFMSLEEAHYRLSALPARCAGFQDRGVLREGAPADVVVYDLDNLKMTPEKPLIVHDFPAGEWRRVQYAEGYRWIMVNGNVTFEDGQCTNATPGRLLRHGRG, encoded by the coding sequence ATGCCTGAATTCGATGTAGTTATTCGCGGCGGTACTGTCGTCGATGGCGCTCGCAACCCACGAGTGGTCACCGATGTAGGAATCAGAGGCGGCAAGATCGCTAAAATCGGTAAACTCAATCCGAGCGATGGTCAAAAGACGTTGGATGCCAACGGTCTCGTGGTCGCGCCTGGTTTCGTCGATCTGCACACGCACTACGATGCGCAGATTAACTGGGACCCGTACTGCACAATGTCCAGTTGGCATGGGGTGACTTCGATCGTCATCGGTAACTGCGGGTTTGGTTTCGCTCCTTGCAAGCCGGAACTCCGCGACCGTGCGATGCTTTCCATGTCTCGCGTCGAAGCCATTCCTTTCGAGTCCATGAAGGCTGGCATGAAGTGGGATTGGGTGACTTTCCCCGACTGGCTCAACTTTCTCGATCGCACCCCGAAAGGGCTCAACGTGCTCAGCTATGTCCCACTCGCACCGATCATGATCTGGGTGATGGGGCTCGAAGCCGCCAAGAGCCGCCCGGCCACGGCCAGCGAACGGCAAGAAATGCAACGCCTCCTGAACGAGGCGATGGATGCCGGTGCCTGCGGGTTCTCTTGTCAACGCCTGGGCAACGGGTTCATTTCCGTGCAACGCGACTACGATGGCACCCCGATGGTGACCGACACCATGTCGGAAGAGGACCTGCTCGCGTTCGCCGAAGTCCTGGGCCAGCGCAAAGAGGGCTTCATCCAGCTCACGCAGGCGAGCGAAGACTTCAAAGATGACATGCGCCTCTACGAAAAGCTGGCGGCGGTGTCTGGCCGTCCCGTGCTGTTCAACGCCACTGCCGTGCGCGATGACCGTCCGTCGCTGCATCGCCGCACGATGCGCTATATCGACGACGCGAACAAGCGTGGCCATCAGATCTACAATCAGACTGCGACTCGCCGGCAAGGGTTCATTTTCTCCTTTGAAGATTGGAACCTGTTTGACGGCAGCGATCTCTGGCGCGAAGTGACCATGGGCACCCCGGCCGAGCGCATGCAAAAGTTTAAGAATCCCGCGCTGCGGCAAGCATTGGTGACAGAATACGATGCCGGCCACACACCGATCGTGACGGGATCGATCAAAGACTTCACGATCGAAACCGTGGGGGATCCTCAGTTCCAGAAGTACGTCGGCAAAACGGTGGAACAAGCGGCCCAGATGGAGAATAAGCATCCGATGAATATGATGCTGGATCTCGCCATTGCCGATAACCTCAAGACCGAATTCGAGACCCCGGCTCGCAACGTCAACGAGGAATATGCCGCCGAACTCATGTCTTCGGAGTACAGCATTCCTGGTACCTCGGATGGCGGGGCGCACACCAAGTTCGTCACGCTTGGCGCCTATCCGACGGACATGATCACCTGGATGGTACGGGACGCTGGTTTCATGAGCCTAGAAGAAGCGCACTATCGCCTGAGTGCGCTCCCCGCTCGCTGCGCGGGCTTTCAGGATCGTGGCGTTCTGCGCGAAGGCGCGCCTGCCGACGTCGTGGTGTACGATCTAGACAATCTGAAAATGACGCCGGAAAAGCCGCTGATCGTTCATGACTTTCCTGCCGGCGAATGGCGGCGCGTGCAGTACGCCGAAGGCTATCGCTGGATCATGGTCAATGGCAACGTGACCTTCGAAGATGGGCAATGCACCAATGCCACACCCGGTCGTTTGTTGCGTCATGGCCGTGGATAG
- a CDS encoding alpha-L-glutamate ligase-like protein — protein MIRNLGFLTRQVLGINRRNGELLARYNPRHLFQTVDHKLKTKEALLAVGVPVVETLAVYRFQYEIRRFAHDSRAWGEFVVKPAQGAGGEGVVVVTGRDDDTFLTSHGEPMHVRQLESHLSDILGGVFSLNQRYDEALVERCLHAHPVLARLSFRGLPDIRVILYRGVPLMAMLRLATQRSKGRANLHVGGLGVGVDLTTGETVAAVTGKRWIRNHPDTELPLLGVRIPQWDELLLTAARCADAVALGYLGVDLTLDAERRPCALELNARPGLAIQLANRQGLRPLLAAADRMVQPGLSVYERVQLGQHITRLVSQ, from the coding sequence ATGATCCGGAACCTCGGCTTCTTGACCCGGCAGGTGCTGGGTATCAATCGACGCAATGGAGAATTGTTGGCGCGCTACAATCCGCGCCATCTCTTTCAGACCGTCGATCATAAGCTCAAAACCAAAGAGGCGTTGCTGGCCGTAGGTGTGCCGGTGGTAGAAACCTTGGCGGTGTACCGCTTTCAGTACGAGATCCGCCGCTTTGCCCACGACTCGCGAGCGTGGGGCGAGTTTGTGGTGAAACCTGCCCAAGGTGCCGGTGGGGAAGGGGTTGTCGTGGTGACTGGCCGCGATGACGACACGTTCCTGACTTCGCACGGGGAGCCGATGCACGTGCGCCAGTTGGAAAGCCACTTGTCCGATATTCTTGGCGGGGTCTTCTCCTTGAATCAACGCTACGACGAGGCGTTGGTGGAACGATGCCTGCACGCGCATCCGGTGCTCGCGCGCCTCAGCTTTCGCGGCTTGCCCGATATCCGCGTGATTCTCTATCGGGGCGTGCCGCTTATGGCCATGCTGCGACTCGCGACCCAGAGATCGAAAGGACGGGCCAACTTGCATGTGGGCGGTCTTGGTGTTGGGGTGGATTTAACGACCGGGGAAACGGTGGCTGCCGTGACCGGGAAACGCTGGATTCGCAACCATCCGGATACCGAACTGCCTTTGCTTGGGGTGCGCATTCCGCAGTGGGATGAGTTGTTGCTGACTGCGGCACGATGCGCCGACGCGGTTGCCCTGGGTTATCTGGGGGTCGATCTGACGCTGGACGCGGAGCGAAGGCCGTGCGCGCTGGAATTGAATGCCCGCCCAGGATTGGCTATTCAGCTCGCCAATCGTCAAGGATTGCGCCCGCTCCTCGCGGCAGCAGATCGGATGGTGCAGCCTGGTTTGTCGGTTTATGAGCGGGTGCAACTCGGTCAGCACATCACGCGGCTTGTGTCACAATGA
- a CDS encoding Rieske 2Fe-2S domain-containing protein: protein MRRANDQPEESNTAHPCKDCYASRLLSRRTVLKSALGLGVSLHFARVADSAETDPKKLRPQIGDVFIFSSGDHQGQVVTIRDLPEGGPPAFAYPLDPKTQTLRDGSRLNRVLFVHLAQTELTDPTRAVAAEGVVGYSAICPHTGCDVSGWKAETQHLVCPCHASTFDPKDRARVIGGPAPRPLPLLPLRTVDGKVTVAGAFSARVGAEQK from the coding sequence ATGCGACGCGCCAACGATCAGCCCGAAGAATCCAACACCGCTCATCCATGCAAAGACTGTTACGCTTCCCGGCTCTTGAGCCGGCGTACTGTGCTCAAGTCGGCTCTCGGTCTCGGTGTCAGCCTCCACTTCGCCCGCGTCGCCGACAGCGCCGAGACGGACCCGAAAAAGCTGCGCCCGCAGATTGGCGACGTTTTCATCTTCTCTTCCGGCGACCACCAAGGCCAAGTCGTGACCATCCGCGATTTGCCGGAGGGAGGACCGCCGGCATTCGCTTATCCCCTGGACCCCAAAACCCAAACTCTACGCGATGGCTCTCGTTTGAACCGGGTGCTCTTCGTCCATCTTGCGCAAACAGAACTCACCGACCCAACCCGTGCCGTCGCCGCTGAAGGGGTGGTTGGCTACTCGGCCATCTGCCCGCACACCGGCTGCGATGTCAGCGGCTGGAAAGCAGAAACGCAACACCTCGTTTGCCCCTGCCACGCTTCCACCTTCGACCCCAAAGACCGGGCTCGCGTCATCGGCGGCCCCGCGCCGCGACCGCTTCCTCTTCTTCCATTGCGAACCGTTGACGGCAAAGTGACGGTCGCTGGAGCGTTTTCGGCCCGCGTGGGTGCCGAGCAAAAATAA